The Helianthus annuus cultivar XRQ/B chromosome 16, HanXRQr2.0-SUNRISE, whole genome shotgun sequence genome includes a window with the following:
- the LOC110922564 gene encoding uncharacterized protein LOC110922564 encodes MKMTANNEEEEESLMALLDHLRTRVAYYKSKLDKSEKKLEETRTKLAHIRSSKAPRVLAIESGEEEEGCDFQPKPHYQEEEEEEEEDCKIINTKRKPLLVIPAVSPFPAKKKKIQKTEWSESGDFRLIEMVSSSSSPCKVSCETSTTMLNSQHKRKLRTLVLSPTNHHQFLTSALDGFVNVWQIQDRGSHATLVSSINALSPKQRRWPEDIAWHPNGGSLVSVYNADSGDSQLAILNLNDKEKQVVFLEDKPHVKGVINNVMFMPWAADDCFATCGNDHAVVLWTAKRTLWKPQVLHTNLHSSAVMGVAGMQQKRMVISVGADKKIIGFDLQSEIADYNHRLESKCMSVVPNPRDLNLFMVQTGAPQRQLRLFDMRLKVSQMHEFGWNQESSTSQSALINQAWSPDGLYITSGSADPVIHIFDIRYNGS; translated from the exons ATGAAGATGACGGCTaacaatgaagaagaagaagagtcTCTGATGGCCTTACTCGACCATCTCCGAACCCGAGTGGCCTACTACAAGTCCAAG CTTGATAAATCTGAGAAGAAGTTGGAGGAGACGCGAACTAAGTTGGCCCACATTCGAAGTTCTAAAGCCCCCCGTGTTTTAGCAATCGAGAGTGGCGAAGAAGAAGAAGGCTGTGATTTTCAGCCCAAACCACACtaccaagaagaagaagaagaagaagaagaagattgtaAAATTATTAACACGAAGCGGAAACCACTGCTTGTTATCCCCGCCGTATCTCCCTTTCCtgcgaagaagaagaagatccaGAAAACTG AGTGGTCAGAGAGTGGTGATTTTAGGTTGATTGAGATGGTATCTAGCTCTTCCTCACCTTGTAAGGTTAGTTGTGAAACATCCACCACAATGCTTAATAGTCAGCACAAGAGAAAGCTCAGAACTCTTGTTCTCAGTCCCACTAATCATCACCAATTTCTCACCAG TGCTTTGGATGGTTTTGTAAATGTGTGGCAAATCCAGGACAGAGG GTCACATGCTACTCTTGTTAGTTCGATCAACGCTTTATCCCCTAAACAAAGGAGATGGCCCGAAGATATCGCTTGGCATCCAAATGGAGGCAGCCTTGTATCTGTCTACAACGCTGACAGTGGGGACTCTCAGCTAGCAATCTTAAACCTTAACGATAAGGAAAAACAA GTAGTTTTCTTGGAAGATAAACCGCATGTGAAGGGTGTGATCAACAATGTAATGTTCATGCCATGGGCTGCGGATGATTGTTTCGCTACTTGTGGAAATGATCATgctgttgttctttggactgcgaAACGTACCCTGTGGAAACCGCAAGTGCTGCACACAAATTTGCATTCTTCGGCTGTGATGGGAGTAGCGGGTATGCAACAAAAACGTATGGTGATTTCTGTTGGTGCTGATAAGAAGATCATTGGGTTCGATTTACAGTCTGAGATAGCTGATTATAACCATCGGCTTGAAAGCAAGTGCATGAGTGTTGTACCAAACCCTCGTGACTTGAATCTTTTTATGGTTCAGACCGG TGCTCCACAAAGGCAGCTACGACTGTTTGACATGAGGCTGAAGGTGTCGCAAATGCATGAATTTGGGTGGAATCAAGAAAGCAGCACATCGCAATCGGCGTTGATAAATCAAGCTTGGTCTCCCGATGGTTTGTACATTACATCTGGTTCTGCAGACCCAGTGATCCACATTTTCGACATCAGATACAATGGTAGTTAA
- the LOC110921347 gene encoding uncharacterized protein LOC110921347 — translation MEFVDEDDKSLVELLIAQDNQLGEKKSAEEDCKALLEQVNAQEKELRNKRRWLLGLTTFEDQEADDDDDTDEDVKTSNAEFERRHPVPESLLREDDVSYEVIKSSLEKGICNNNNKYHISEDEMQLVNLPRDARGVLQLTKDMTNQGLDRFVEALTDGSVDFAKTRWKMTQMIKEHLSSSSLNKRQTLELSENQLAVLKNPHNYRWSSECRFVPADSDSLRAAVYKILGALEALPTQTLFAMHRKIKGIKHYMPQLIPVKKSGWGRDALIECLRKKSLKLLSKLNEGDSLPEPLAKAMDVAGLSFKLIQGCEFATNFVIQPSPETNALQNEIAKCLKLLDERVELRVLKDIQQALNASGENIADRSLRTLVRNVLTEFLCECGDMEIVPECLRHVLAIIKKSCEACVPHPEKISIEEDVESILSVSASMKQLVWDLIPHSEDEKLDREFADAYMEDLEDSYDDEDEDDDEDEDISSVSTGYSKCHFSQRMHLMRHHLVRVKIPQQEGHTDDRRRRSTCKNNQYLAVQAATDEASMVAYRLIDHILNDDSGAEEGKKRKATSEEEEDLEDDGSGSLVLKAVEELLPSFAKKCEGLKKSK, via the exons ATGGAATTTGTCGATGAAGATGACAAATCTTTAGTGGAACTGCTCATAGCTCAGGATAATCAACTTGG TGAGAAGAAATCTGCTGAGGAAGATTGCAAAGCTTTGTTGGAACAAGTCAATGCTCAGGAGAAGGAACTTAGGAATAAGAGAAg GTGGTTGCTTGGATTAACAACATTTGAAGACCAAGAagccgatgatgatgatgatacggaTGAAGATGTGAAAACATCTAATGCTGAATTCGAAAG GCGGCACCCCGTACCTGAATCCCTGCTTAGGGAAGATGAT GTTTCGTACGAGGTTATAAAGTCTTCTCTTGAAAAGGGAATATGTAACAATAATAACAAATATCATATTAGTGAGGATGAGATGCAGCTTGTTAATTTACCTAGAGATGCGAGAGGTGTTTTGCAGCTAACTAAGGATATGACCAATCAAGGGCTAGATCGTTTTGTGGAGGCTCTAACCGACGGTTCAGTTGATTTCGCTAAAACCCGTTGGAAGATGACCCAGATGATCAAAGAACACCTCTCGTCTTCCTCGTTGAATAAACGCCAGACTCTAGAGCTATCCGAGAATCAACTTGCAGTGCTGAAGAATCCACATAATTACCGTTGGAGTAGCGAGTGCCGTTTTGTTCCCGCAGACTCTGATTCGTTGCGTGCGGCTGTTTATAAGATACTCGGTGCGCTTGAAGCGTTACCGACTCAAACTCTTTTTGCGATGCATAGGAAAATCAAAGGAATTAAACATTACATGCCTCAGTTAATACCGGTTAAAAAATCTGGGTGGGGACGAGACGCGTTGATCGAATGCTTGAGAAAGAAATCGTTGAAATTGCTTTCGAAACTTAATGAAGGGGATTCGTTACCGGAACCGTTGGCAAAAGCAATGGATGTTGCGGGCTTGAGTTTTAAGCTGATTCAAGGATGTGAGTTTGCGACCAACTTCGTAATACAGCCGTCGCCTGAAACGAATGCTTTGCAAAACGAGATCGCAAAATGTCTCAAACTGCTTGACGAGAGAGTGGAATTGCGGGTGTTGAAGGACATTCAACAAGCTTTAAATGCTTCCGGTGAGAACATAGCCGACAGGAGTTTACGAACGTTGGTAAGGAACGTGTTGACGGAGTTTCTTTGCGAGTGCGGTGACATGGAGATTGTTCCGGAATGCTTACGACACGTCCTTGCCATCATAAAGAAAAGTTGTGAAGCTTGTGTTCCTCACCCGGAGAAAATAAGTATAGAGGAAGACGTAGAATCTATTTTGAGCGTGAGTGCTTCTATGAAACAACTTGTGTGGGACTTGATTCCTCATTCGGAAGATGAAAAACTAGACCGAGAGTTTGCTGATGCGTACATGGAGGATCTAGAAGACAGTTACGACGacgaagatgaagatgatgatgaagatgaagacatTTCATCAGTGAGTACAGGGTACAGTAAATGTCACTTCTCACAACGTATGCATTTGATGCGACACCACTTGGTAAGGGTGAAAATTCCGCAACAAGAGGGCCATACTGACGACCGGAGGAGGAGGAGCACGTGTAAGAACAACCAGTACCTTGCTGTCCAAGCTGCTACTGATGAGGCGAGTATGGTAGCGTATCGTCTGATTGATCATATCTTGAATGATGATAGTGGAGCGGAGGAGGGAAAAAAGCGCAAAGCTACTAGCGAGGAGGAGGAGGACCTGGAAGACGATGGCTCTGGCTCTTTAGTTCTTAAGGCGGTTGAAGAACTATTACCTTCGTTTGCTAAAAAATG TGAAGGACTAAAGAAGTCAAAGTGA